From a region of the Streptomyces tirandamycinicus genome:
- the trxA gene encoding thioredoxin, with amino-acid sequence MSTVELTKENFDQVVSGNDFVLIDFWASWCGPCRQFAPVYEGASERHEDLVFAKVDTEAQPELAAAFDIRSIPTLMIVRENVAVFSQPGALPEPVLEDVIGQARGLDMDEVRKAIEDEQQQNGARQQ; translated from the coding sequence ATGAGCACTGTCGAGCTCACCAAGGAAAACTTCGATCAGGTCGTCTCCGGGAACGACTTCGTCCTGATCGACTTCTGGGCTTCCTGGTGCGGTCCGTGTCGCCAGTTCGCCCCGGTGTACGAAGGCGCCTCGGAGCGCCACGAGGACCTCGTCTTCGCGAAGGTCGACACGGAGGCCCAGCCGGAGCTGGCGGCGGCGTTCGACATCCGCTCGATCCCGACGCTGATGATCGTCCGGGAGAACGTCGCGGTGTTCTCGCAGCCGGGCGCGCTGCCCGAGCCGGTCCTGGAGGACGTGATCGGCCAGGCACGCGGGCTGGACATGGACGAGGTGCGCAAGGCCATCGAGGACGAGCAGCAGCAGAACGGGGCCCGGCAGCAGTGA
- a CDS encoding dihydrolipoyl dehydrogenase family protein — MTAAVEYDVVVLGAGPTGENVADRTRAAGLSTAVVEGELVGGECSYWACMPSKALLRPVIAGSDARRVPGLRQAVGGPLGTEAVLAHRDEMTSHWKDDGQVSWLDGIGARLYRGQGRLHGPRRVVVEGPEGEHHVLTARHAVAVCTGSRAALPDLPGLNGARAWTSREATSAHAAPRRLVVVGGGVVGTEMATAWQGLGSQVTLLVRGQGLLPRMEPFVGEHIAKSLTEAGATVRTGVGVAAVNRPDPGGPVTVVLDGGELIEADELLFATGRAPRTDDIGLDTVGLQPGSWLSVDDSCRVDGHDWLYGVGDVNRRALLTHQGKYQARIAGAAIVARARHCPLLETDRWGAHAATADHDAVPQVVFTDPEAAAVGLSLAQARAAGHRVRAVDKDLAAIAGASLFVDDYRGRARMVVDLDRQIVLGVTFVGPGVSELLHSATIAVAGEVPIDRLWHAVPSYPTISEVWLRLLEGYRDGADGGDGTDDGADGGDGTDGDTDGTDGRGGRGQGG, encoded by the coding sequence ATGACGGCAGCCGTGGAGTACGACGTCGTGGTGCTGGGAGCAGGGCCGACCGGCGAGAACGTGGCGGACCGCACACGGGCCGCCGGACTGAGCACGGCCGTGGTGGAGGGCGAACTCGTCGGCGGAGAGTGCTCGTACTGGGCGTGCATGCCCAGCAAGGCGCTGCTGCGGCCCGTGATCGCGGGCTCCGACGCGCGCAGGGTGCCGGGCCTCCGCCAGGCGGTAGGGGGTCCGCTCGGCACGGAGGCCGTTCTCGCCCACCGCGACGAGATGACCTCGCACTGGAAGGACGACGGCCAGGTCTCGTGGCTCGACGGCATCGGCGCCCGGCTGTACCGCGGGCAGGGCCGGCTGCACGGCCCCCGCAGGGTCGTCGTCGAGGGGCCGGAGGGCGAGCACCATGTGCTGACCGCCCGGCACGCCGTCGCCGTGTGCACCGGCAGCCGGGCCGCCCTGCCGGATCTGCCGGGTCTCAACGGGGCCAGGGCCTGGACCAGCCGCGAGGCGACCAGCGCGCACGCCGCGCCGAGGCGGCTGGTCGTGGTGGGCGGGGGAGTCGTCGGTACGGAGATGGCGACCGCCTGGCAGGGGCTCGGCTCGCAGGTGACCCTCCTGGTGCGCGGCCAGGGGCTGCTCCCGCGCATGGAGCCGTTCGTCGGCGAGCACATCGCGAAGTCGCTGACCGAGGCCGGGGCGACCGTGCGGACCGGTGTGGGTGTGGCCGCTGTCAACCGGCCCGACCCCGGCGGCCCGGTCACCGTCGTCCTCGACGGAGGCGAGCTGATCGAGGCCGACGAGCTGCTGTTCGCCACGGGCCGTGCCCCGCGCACCGACGACATCGGGCTGGACACGGTGGGTCTTCAGCCCGGCTCCTGGCTCTCGGTCGACGACAGTTGCCGGGTCGACGGCCACGACTGGCTGTACGGCGTCGGTGACGTCAACCGCCGTGCCCTCCTCACCCATCAGGGCAAGTACCAGGCCCGTATCGCCGGTGCGGCCATCGTGGCCCGCGCCCGGCACTGCCCGCTGCTGGAGACCGATCGCTGGGGCGCCCACGCGGCGACGGCCGACCACGACGCCGTGCCGCAGGTCGTGTTCACCGACCCCGAGGCGGCCGCGGTCGGACTGTCACTGGCCCAGGCCCGCGCCGCCGGGCACCGGGTCCGCGCGGTCGACAAGGACCTCGCCGCCATCGCGGGCGCGAGCCTGTTCGTCGACGACTACCGCGGCCGCGCCCGGATGGTCGTGGACCTCGACCGGCAGATCGTCCTCGGGGTCACCTTCGTCGGCCCGGGCGTCAGCGAACTGCTCCACTCGGCCACGATCGCGGTGGCCGGGGAGGTGCCGATCGACCGGCTGTGGCACGCGGTGCCCTCGTACCCGACGATCAGCGAGGTGTGGCTGCGGCTGCTGGAGGGATACCGCGACGGCGCGGACGGTGGCGACGGCACGGACGACGGCGCGGACGGTGGCGACGGCACCGACGGCGACACGGACGGTACCGACGGCCGGGGCGGCCGCGGCCAGGGCGGCTGA
- a CDS encoding tetratricopeptide repeat protein, with protein MNDHYYEFGTPAERWDRARLFFDAKEYTTAARILDGLVAEAPEQVAPRLLLARAYYHSARLGKAETELRAVLERDPVEHYARLMLGRTLQRQGRDGEAAPHLRLAAAMSGEFPEAR; from the coding sequence GTGAACGACCACTACTACGAGTTCGGCACTCCGGCGGAGCGGTGGGACCGCGCGCGGCTCTTCTTCGACGCCAAGGAGTACACGACGGCCGCGCGGATCCTCGACGGCCTCGTCGCGGAGGCACCGGAACAGGTCGCCCCGAGGCTGCTGCTGGCTCGCGCCTACTACCACTCGGCCCGGCTCGGCAAGGCCGAGACCGAGCTCCGCGCGGTGCTGGAACGCGATCCGGTCGAGCACTACGCCCGCCTGATGCTGGGCCGCACGCTGCAGCGGCAGGGCAGGGACGGCGAGGCCGCGCCCCATCTGCGGCTGGCGGCGGCGATGTCCGGGGAGTTCCCCGAGGCTCGCTGA
- a CDS encoding IS110 family transposase, translated as MSRIWVGIDSGKGHHHGLALDTDGKTLLSRRVANDEPELLKLIGDVLDLADGRHVTWAIDMTGGEPALLLALLVSHGQEILYMSGRLVNRASDGYRGEGKTDARDAYVIADQARMRRDLRPIRPGDEATIELKLLTGRRADLVEDRTRSVNRLRGTLLSMFPALERALDLTNTGPLKLLTGYQTPAAIRRTGTARLTTWLANRKVRNARALAEAAVEAAERQHTAVPGEKTIAKLVHTLAGEVMTLNEQISELDKLIEGRFREHELADILLSVPGIGATLGAEFLAAIGGGLDEFDSPDSLAAFAGVAPAPHDSGKVSGNLHRPMTYHRRLQRVFYTSALVSVRYDPNSRKFYDRKRAEGKKHIQSVLALARRRVNVIWALIRDRRCYEVTPPVTNAA; from the coding sequence ATGAGCCGGATATGGGTGGGGATCGACAGCGGCAAGGGCCACCATCACGGCCTCGCCCTGGACACGGACGGCAAGACGCTGCTGTCGCGCCGGGTGGCCAACGACGAGCCCGAGCTGCTGAAGCTGATCGGAGACGTCCTGGACCTCGCCGACGGCCGCCACGTCACCTGGGCCATCGACATGACCGGCGGGGAACCGGCCCTGCTGCTGGCCCTGCTGGTCAGCCACGGCCAGGAAATCCTCTACATGTCCGGCAGGCTGGTCAACCGAGCGTCCGACGGCTACCGCGGCGAGGGCAAGACCGACGCCCGCGACGCCTACGTCATCGCCGACCAGGCCAGAATGCGCCGCGACCTGCGCCCCATCCGCCCAGGCGACGAAGCCACGATCGAGCTGAAGCTGCTGACCGGACGCAGAGCTGACCTGGTCGAGGACCGGACCCGCTCCGTCAACCGCCTGCGCGGCACCCTGCTGAGCATGTTCCCGGCCCTGGAACGGGCCCTGGACCTGACCAACACGGGCCCGTTGAAGCTGCTGACGGGCTACCAGACCCCTGCCGCGATCCGCCGCACCGGAACCGCACGGCTGACGACGTGGCTGGCCAACCGCAAGGTCCGAAACGCCAGAGCCCTGGCCGAAGCCGCCGTGGAGGCCGCCGAACGCCAGCACACCGCCGTCCCCGGGGAGAAGACCATCGCGAAGCTGGTCCACACCCTGGCCGGGGAGGTGATGACCCTCAACGAGCAGATCTCGGAACTGGACAAGCTCATCGAGGGCCGGTTTCGCGAGCACGAACTCGCCGACATCCTCCTGAGCGTCCCCGGCATCGGCGCGACCCTCGGCGCCGAGTTCCTCGCCGCCATCGGCGGCGGCCTGGACGAGTTCGACTCCCCTGACTCCTTGGCGGCCTTCGCCGGCGTTGCCCCCGCGCCTCACGACTCGGGCAAGGTCAGCGGCAACCTCCACCGGCCCATGACCTATCACCGAAGACTCCAGCGCGTCTTCTACACCTCCGCGCTCGTCAGCGTCCGCTACGACCCGAACTCGCGGAAGTTCTACGACCGCAAACGCGCCGAGGGCAAGAAACACATCCAGTCCGTGCTGGCCCTGGCCCGCCGACGCGTCAACGTCATCTGGGCACTGATCCGTGACCGACGGTGCTACGAGGTGACACCACCAGTCACTAACGCTGCTTGA
- a CDS encoding pirin family protein, giving the protein MSNLDRQAALSVCGGRGFVVADPVRELLTPRRVPLGESTEVRRLLPNLGRRMVGAWCFVDHYGPDDIADEPGMQVPPHPHMGLQTVSWLHEGEVLHRDSVGSLRTIRPGELGLMTSGRAISHSEESPKSHARLLHGAQLWVALPDAHRHMEPHFEHHTELPQVTAPGLTATVILGELDGARSPGSVYTPIVGADLALARGTETATPLEPDFEYAVLSMSGEARVDGVPLLPGSMLYLGCGRSELPLRAESDAALMLLGGEPFEEELIMWWNFIGRTHQEIETARQDWTEGSRFGEVQGYAGERLSAPDLPPVPLKPRGRVR; this is encoded by the coding sequence ATGAGCAATCTCGATCGTCAGGCTGCGCTCTCCGTGTGCGGCGGCAGGGGCTTCGTCGTCGCGGATCCGGTGCGCGAACTCCTCACCCCCCGTCGTGTCCCGCTCGGCGAGTCCACCGAGGTCCGCCGGCTGCTTCCCAACCTCGGACGCCGGATGGTCGGTGCCTGGTGCTTCGTCGACCACTACGGTCCCGACGACATCGCCGACGAGCCCGGGATGCAGGTCCCGCCCCACCCGCACATGGGCCTGCAGACCGTGAGCTGGCTGCACGAGGGGGAGGTGCTGCACCGGGACAGCGTCGGCAGCCTCCGGACGATCCGGCCGGGGGAACTCGGCCTCATGACCTCGGGGAGGGCGATCAGCCACTCCGAGGAGAGCCCGAAGAGCCATGCCCGGCTGCTGCACGGCGCCCAGTTGTGGGTAGCCCTGCCCGACGCCCACCGTCACATGGAACCCCACTTCGAGCACCACACGGAGCTTCCGCAGGTCACCGCCCCCGGCCTGACCGCCACCGTCATCCTCGGCGAGCTCGACGGCGCCCGCTCACCGGGCTCCGTGTACACGCCGATCGTGGGCGCCGACCTCGCGCTGGCCCGCGGCACCGAGACCGCCACCCCGCTCGAACCGGACTTCGAGTACGCCGTGCTCTCCATGTCCGGCGAGGCCCGCGTCGACGGCGTTCCCCTGCTCCCCGGCTCGATGCTCTACCTCGGCTGCGGCCGCAGCGAACTGCCCCTCCGCGCCGAGTCGGACGCCGCACTGATGCTCCTCGGCGGCGAGCCGTTCGAGGAGGAGCTGATCATGTGGTGGAACTTCATCGGCCGTACGCACCAGGAGATCGAGACCGCGCGCCAGGACTGGACGGAGGGCTCCCGCTTCGGCGAGGTCCAGGGCTACGCGGGCGAACGGCTCTCCGCGCCCGACCTTCCGCCGGTGCCGCTGAAGCCGCGGGGACGGGTGCGCTGA
- a CDS encoding universal stress protein yields the protein MSRNVTAGLDGAVTDAPGERAHAGPLVVGVDGSEPSLRATDWAADEAALRGVPLRVVYACLWDRYEGAALALDIGDPTEPPPPQDLVGAAAERARARHPDLRVTADVVFEEPGYALIRAARNASALVVGTRGRSGVAGMLLGSVSLTVAAHADCPVIVLRGSHDNRATPPVHGRVVVGVGEDAKESAAVRFAAEEARRRGVPLEAVRAWRCPAHEPGGYPLMVGRPTRQYEERAVEVLEAALQDLPADVEVRRRTVEGHARRALVDASHSADLLVVGARRREGHLGLQLGSTAHAVLHHSACPVAIVPHRAHDA from the coding sequence ATGTCCCGCAACGTCACCGCGGGTCTCGACGGCGCCGTGACCGACGCGCCCGGCGAGCGGGCCCACGCCGGGCCGCTGGTCGTGGGCGTCGACGGTTCCGAGCCGAGCCTGCGCGCCACAGACTGGGCGGCCGACGAGGCCGCCCTGCGCGGGGTGCCGCTGCGGGTGGTGTACGCCTGTCTCTGGGACCGGTACGAGGGCGCCGCGCTCGCCCTGGACATCGGCGATCCGACCGAACCGCCCCCGCCCCAGGACCTGGTGGGCGCCGCCGCCGAACGAGCACGCGCCCGGCACCCCGATCTGAGGGTCACGGCCGACGTGGTGTTCGAGGAGCCGGGGTACGCCCTGATCCGCGCGGCCCGGAACGCCTCCGCGCTGGTCGTGGGCACCCGCGGCCGCAGCGGCGTCGCCGGGATGCTGCTCGGCTCCGTCAGTCTGACCGTCGCCGCCCACGCCGACTGCCCGGTGATCGTGCTGCGCGGCAGCCACGACAACCGGGCGACGCCACCGGTCCACGGCCGGGTCGTCGTGGGGGTCGGCGAGGACGCGAAGGAGTCCGCGGCGGTGCGCTTCGCCGCCGAGGAGGCACGGCGCCGCGGCGTGCCGCTGGAGGCCGTACGGGCATGGCGCTGCCCCGCGCACGAGCCCGGCGGCTACCCCCTGATGGTCGGCCGGCCCACCCGTCAGTACGAGGAGAGGGCCGTCGAGGTACTCGAAGCGGCGCTGCAGGACCTCCCGGCGGACGTAGAGGTGCGTCGGCGCACGGTCGAGGGCCACGCCCGCCGGGCGCTGGTGGACGCCTCGCACAGTGCCGACCTCCTGGTCGTCGGAGCCAGGCGCCGTGAGGGGCACCTCGGGCTCCAGCTCGGCAGCACCGCCCACGCGGTGCTGCACCACTCGGCCTGCCCGGTCGCGATCGTGCCGCACCGGGCGCACGACGCCTGA
- a CDS encoding Crp/Fnr family transcriptional regulator: MNAPATAGMLRALPAEYRGRLMRSAREVSFPQGTRLFEEGGRADRFWIIRTGSVDLDMCVPGRRAAVIETLRHNELVGWSWLYAPHAWHLGAEATSPVRAYEFDAVAIRLMCQDDPALGVSVAEWVGGVLAHRLRATRTRLLDLYAPYGSGSRQL; the protein is encoded by the coding sequence ATGAACGCTCCCGCCACGGCCGGCATGCTGCGGGCGCTCCCCGCCGAGTACAGGGGGCGGCTGATGCGCTCCGCTCGGGAGGTGTCCTTCCCCCAGGGCACCCGCCTCTTCGAAGAGGGCGGCCGCGCCGACCGGTTCTGGATCATCCGCACCGGCTCGGTCGACCTGGACATGTGTGTGCCCGGCCGACGCGCCGCGGTCATCGAGACCCTTCGGCACAACGAACTCGTCGGGTGGTCCTGGTTGTACGCGCCACACGCCTGGCATCTGGGCGCCGAGGCGACCAGTCCGGTGCGGGCCTACGAGTTCGACGCCGTCGCGATCCGCTTGATGTGCCAGGACGACCCCGCACTCGGCGTGAGCGTCGCCGAGTGGGTGGGCGGCGTCCTCGCCCACCGGCTGCGTGCGACCCGCACCCGGCTGCTCGACCTGTACGCCCCCTACGGCAGCGGCAGCCGGCAGCTGTGA
- a CDS encoding universal stress protein yields MSGVVVVGVDGSASSLAAVEAAAREARLRGAGLRVVHAFIWPAMHVPLGPSPLGPAEGGLRNMADRLVADAVERARAVEPEVEVGHEVVTGEPLTVLEAQSRAAELVVVGSRGMGGFVGLLVGSTAVHLAAYGRCPVLVVREQPSAEGPIVLGVDGSTAGGAAVDFAFAEAELRKAPLVALHAWTTWNAPMPAPKDPSMPYASPPGALAGEEERLLSEALAGCQERYPGVVVEHRVVHGATRAALIDASRSAQLVVTGARGRGGFAGLLLGSVSQALLHHAHCPVVVVRGADARH; encoded by the coding sequence ATGAGCGGTGTGGTGGTAGTCGGTGTGGACGGGTCGGCGTCGAGTCTCGCCGCGGTCGAGGCCGCGGCACGGGAAGCGCGGCTGCGCGGGGCGGGGTTGCGGGTGGTGCACGCGTTCATCTGGCCCGCGATGCACGTGCCCCTGGGCCCGTCGCCGCTGGGGCCGGCCGAGGGCGGGCTCCGGAACATGGCCGACCGGTTGGTGGCAGACGCCGTCGAGCGTGCGCGCGCCGTGGAACCCGAGGTCGAGGTCGGCCACGAAGTGGTGACGGGTGAGCCGCTGACGGTCCTGGAGGCGCAGTCGCGAGCGGCCGAGCTGGTGGTGGTCGGGTCCCGCGGCATGGGCGGGTTCGTCGGGCTGCTGGTCGGGTCGACGGCCGTACACCTGGCGGCATACGGCCGGTGCCCGGTGCTGGTCGTGCGTGAGCAGCCGAGTGCGGAGGGCCCCATCGTGCTGGGCGTCGACGGCTCGACGGCGGGCGGGGCGGCGGTGGACTTCGCGTTCGCAGAGGCCGAACTGCGGAAGGCGCCACTGGTGGCGCTGCACGCCTGGACCACCTGGAACGCGCCGATGCCCGCACCCAAGGACCCGTCGATGCCGTACGCGAGCCCGCCGGGCGCCCTCGCCGGGGAAGAGGAGCGCCTGCTGTCCGAAGCGCTCGCCGGCTGCCAGGAGCGGTACCCGGGCGTGGTGGTGGAGCACAGGGTGGTGCACGGCGCGACACGGGCGGCGCTGATCGACGCGAGCCGGTCCGCGCAGCTGGTGGTGACCGGCGCCCGGGGCCGGGGCGGTTTCGCCGGGCTGCTGCTCGGCTCGGTCAGCCAGGCCCTGCTGCACCACGCCCACTGCCCGGTCGTGGTGGTGCGGGGAGCGGACGCGCGGCACTGA
- a CDS encoding universal stress protein — translation MIVGVDGSPSSIGAVETAAREARLRGVGLRIVHAFGPVPAYPTLDAPPGNPADHLLEPKAREALAGAEERARAIAPDIRITRSVVAGDALEALETESRSASLAVVGSRGMGRFAGLLVGSTAVHLAAHGRCPLMVVRGRPDPAGAVVLAVDGSEAGEAAVEFAFAEAAMRRAPLVAVHVWNTWSEGAYEGPGDPLTAVVADAEHIREAEQHLLDETVAGWQKAHPQVVVERRLVRSRIRPALIDASRGAQLMVTGARGRGGFTGLLLGSVSQALLHHAHCPVTIVRGKE, via the coding sequence GTGATCGTGGGCGTGGACGGTTCCCCCTCCAGCATCGGCGCGGTCGAAACCGCCGCCCGCGAGGCGCGTCTGCGCGGGGTGGGGCTGCGGATCGTGCACGCGTTCGGCCCGGTGCCCGCATATCCGACCCTCGACGCGCCACCGGGGAACCCCGCCGACCACCTCTTGGAGCCGAAGGCGAGGGAGGCACTGGCGGGCGCCGAGGAGCGGGCGCGCGCGATCGCCCCCGACATCCGGATCACCCGGTCGGTGGTGGCCGGGGACGCGCTCGAGGCGCTGGAGACCGAGTCGCGGTCGGCGTCGCTGGCGGTGGTCGGCAGCCGGGGCATGGGCAGGTTCGCCGGTCTGCTGGTGGGGTCGACGGCGGTGCATCTGGCCGCCCACGGCCGCTGCCCGCTGATGGTGGTGCGGGGCCGCCCCGACCCGGCGGGTGCGGTGGTACTCGCCGTGGACGGCTCCGAAGCCGGCGAGGCGGCAGTGGAGTTCGCGTTCGCGGAGGCGGCGATGCGCCGGGCGCCGCTGGTCGCCGTACACGTGTGGAACACCTGGAGCGAGGGCGCCTACGAAGGCCCCGGCGACCCCCTGACCGCCGTGGTGGCGGACGCCGAGCATATCCGCGAGGCCGAGCAGCACCTGCTGGACGAGACGGTGGCCGGCTGGCAGAAGGCCCATCCCCAGGTCGTCGTGGAGCGGCGCCTGGTGCGCTCCCGGATACGCCCGGCCCTGATCGACGCCAGTCGCGGCGCCCAGCTGATGGTGACCGGCGCCCGGGGCCGGGGCGGCTTCACCGGCCTGCTGCTCGGCTCCGTCAGCCAGGCCCTGCTGCACCACGCCCACTGCCCCGTCACCATCGTCCGCGGCAAGGAGTGA
- a CDS encoding response regulator, with protein sequence MADSGHPGSDNPIRVFLMDDHEVVRRGVRDLLEDEPDITVVGEAGTAGQALVRVPALRPQVAVLDVRVPDGDGVTVCRELRSRMPELCCLMLTSFDDEEALLDSIMAGASGYVLKQIQGTDLVSAVRTVAAGQSLLDPSATARLMTRLRRGREPDPEPDALPGLTEREREILALVGEGLTNRQIGRRLYLAEKTVKNHISRLLAKLGVERRIQAAVIATQAQERSRHDVH encoded by the coding sequence ATGGCGGACAGCGGGCACCCCGGTAGCGACAACCCGATCCGCGTCTTCCTCATGGACGACCACGAGGTGGTACGGCGCGGTGTGCGCGACCTGCTGGAAGACGAGCCGGACATCACCGTGGTCGGCGAGGCGGGCACGGCAGGGCAGGCCCTGGTGCGGGTTCCCGCGCTGCGCCCGCAGGTGGCCGTGCTCGACGTGCGCGTGCCCGACGGCGACGGAGTCACCGTCTGCCGCGAGCTGCGCTCACGCATGCCGGAACTGTGCTGCCTGATGCTGACCTCGTTCGACGACGAGGAAGCCCTGCTCGACTCGATCATGGCCGGCGCCTCCGGATACGTGCTGAAGCAGATCCAGGGCACGGATCTGGTCTCGGCCGTCCGTACCGTGGCCGCCGGACAGTCCCTGCTCGACCCGAGCGCCACCGCCAGGCTGATGACCCGGCTCCGTCGGGGCCGGGAGCCGGATCCCGAGCCCGACGCCCTGCCGGGGCTGACCGAGCGGGAGCGGGAGATCCTGGCTCTGGTCGGTGAGGGACTGACCAACCGCCAGATCGGCCGGCGGCTCTACCTCGCCGAGAAGACGGTCAAGAACCACATCTCCCGCCTGCTGGCCAAGCTCGGTGTGGAGCGGCGCATCCAGGCCGCGGTCATCGCTACCCAGGCCCAGGAACGGTCCAGGCACGACGTCCACTGA
- a CDS encoding pyridoxamine 5'-phosphate oxidase family protein yields MFQTDGYRVLDRQECLRLLARAPVGRVVYTRQALPAVLPVNFRLDESACVLMCTSPASDLVRAVDGVVVAFEADEFDAATRSGWSVVVTGPASVVTDPAEHERLSRTGPGSWMPLRDGVFVRIESEMVTGRELRGAPGAR; encoded by the coding sequence GTGTTCCAGACAGACGGCTATCGCGTACTCGACCGGCAGGAGTGCCTGCGGCTGCTGGCCAGGGCGCCCGTGGGCCGTGTGGTGTACACCCGGCAGGCGCTGCCCGCGGTCCTCCCCGTCAACTTCCGCCTCGACGAGAGCGCCTGCGTGCTGATGTGCACCTCGCCTGCCTCGGATCTCGTACGGGCCGTCGACGGAGTCGTGGTCGCCTTCGAGGCCGACGAGTTCGATGCCGCAACCCGGTCCGGCTGGAGTGTGGTCGTCACCGGGCCGGCCAGCGTGGTGACCGACCCCGCCGAGCACGAGCGGCTGTCACGGACCGGCCCGGGATCCTGGATGCCGTTGCGGGACGGGGTGTTCGTACGGATCGAATCGGAGATGGTCACCGGACGCGAGCTCAGGGGAGCACCCGGCGCGCGGTGA
- a CDS encoding GAF domain-containing protein, giving the protein MAESPARGSKGVPAAPQLRLDELLEGLQAQVEQVRATRDRVHTLLDAVLSIGTDLDLDVVLRRITESAVTLVDARYGALGVLGEEDRIRRFITVGMDEGTIEAIGQYPEGQGILGLLIKEPEPLRLADLGRHPGSVGFPEGHPPMTTFLGAPVRVRDQVFGNLYLTDKRGGAEFDDDDEAVLRTLAAAAGVAIDNARLYEDTRRRERWLAASSELTRNLLSGTGTEQVLHQIAATVKELSGADLVTLAVPFDAGDELVIEAAEGERAEQVRGLVLPAATLAARVYHSNRRFMSGALSQEPQGGGGSASRIGLGPGFLLPLGGAERVRGVLQVANLSGGTEFTDATMTMIRGFADQAALALEIAEHRREAEHLMVLSDRDRIARDLHDLAIQRLFASGLTLNSVLGRVSDRPQVAERVQRVVDDLDETIKTVRGTIYALRERDRADGGGGLRGKLLAETDLAATVLGFAPALRMTGLLDTDVPESHAEQLLAVLREALSNAARHARATAVEVTAETDGARLRLRVADNGRGIDPAVTRRSGLDNLRRRATDLGGGFTLTPNQPTGTIVEWTVPLPARARA; this is encoded by the coding sequence ATGGCGGAGAGTCCGGCGCGGGGGAGCAAGGGCGTCCCCGCGGCACCTCAGTTGCGGCTGGACGAACTGCTGGAGGGTCTGCAGGCGCAGGTGGAGCAGGTCCGCGCGACACGGGACCGGGTGCATACGCTGCTGGACGCGGTCCTCTCCATCGGCACCGATCTGGATCTCGACGTCGTGCTGCGCCGCATCACCGAGTCCGCCGTGACCCTGGTGGACGCCCGGTACGGGGCCCTGGGCGTGCTGGGCGAGGAAGACAGGATCCGGCGGTTCATCACGGTCGGCATGGACGAGGGCACGATCGAGGCGATCGGGCAGTACCCGGAGGGGCAGGGCATCCTGGGACTGCTGATCAAGGAGCCGGAGCCGCTGCGCCTGGCCGATCTGGGCCGCCATCCCGGCTCCGTCGGCTTCCCCGAGGGGCACCCGCCGATGACGACGTTCCTGGGTGCGCCGGTGCGTGTGCGCGATCAGGTCTTCGGCAACCTGTACCTGACCGACAAGCGCGGCGGGGCGGAGTTCGACGACGACGACGAGGCGGTGCTGCGCACCCTGGCTGCCGCGGCCGGCGTCGCGATCGACAACGCCCGCCTGTACGAGGACACCCGGCGCCGTGAGCGGTGGCTGGCGGCGAGCAGTGAACTGACCCGCAACCTGCTGTCGGGCACCGGCACGGAGCAGGTGCTGCACCAGATCGCCGCCACGGTCAAGGAACTGTCCGGCGCCGATCTGGTGACGCTGGCGGTACCGTTCGACGCCGGCGACGAGCTGGTGATCGAGGCCGCCGAGGGCGAACGCGCCGAGCAGGTACGCGGGCTCGTGCTGCCGGCCGCCACGCTGGCCGCGCGGGTCTACCACTCCAACCGGCGGTTCATGAGCGGTGCCCTGTCACAGGAGCCTCAGGGCGGGGGCGGCTCCGCGTCACGAATCGGCCTGGGCCCCGGGTTCCTGCTCCCGCTGGGCGGGGCCGAGCGGGTGCGCGGCGTTCTGCAGGTGGCCAATCTGTCCGGCGGCACGGAGTTCACCGACGCCACCATGACCATGATCCGTGGCTTTGCCGACCAGGCCGCACTCGCCCTGGAGATCGCCGAGCACCGGCGCGAGGCCGAGCACCTCATGGTCCTCAGCGACCGGGACCGCATCGCCCGCGACCTGCACGACCTGGCCATCCAGCGGCTGTTCGCCTCCGGGCTGACACTGAACTCGGTGCTGGGCCGTGTCTCCGACCGGCCGCAGGTGGCCGAGCGGGTGCAGCGGGTCGTCGACGACCTGGACGAGACGATCAAGACGGTGCGCGGCACGATCTACGCACTGCGCGAGCGCGACCGAGCCGACGGCGGTGGCGGACTGCGCGGGAAGCTCCTGGCCGAGACCGACCTGGCCGCCACCGTGCTCGGCTTCGCCCCCGCCCTGCGCATGACCGGCCTGCTGGACACGGACGTCCCCGAAAGTCATGCCGAGCAGTTGCTGGCGGTGCTGCGCGAGGCCCTCTCGAACGCCGCCCGGCACGCCCGCGCAACCGCCGTCGAGGTGACCGCCGAGACGGACGGCGCACGGCTCCGTCTCCGCGTCGCCGACAACGGCCGGGGCATCGACCCGGCCGTCACCCGCCGCAGCGGCCTGGACAACCTCCGCCGGCGCGCCACCGACCTCGGCGGCGGCTTCACCCTCACGCCGAACCAGCCCACCGGCACCATCGTGGAATGGACGGTGCCGCTGCCCGCGCGGGCACGAGCCTGA